A stretch of Longimicrobium sp. DNA encodes these proteins:
- the nadC gene encoding carboxylating nicotinate-nucleotide diphosphorylase gives MLLPPEAITLIEAALAEDVGAGDFTTLWTVPPERRAEARIVAKQPGVVAGTDIAVEVFCRVDSSLVVEVVARDGCAVAPRELVMRVRGPARGILTAERTALNFLQRLSGVATVTRAYVDAVAGTEARIIDTRKTTPGMRRLEKAAVVAGGGANHRVGLFDMVMIKDNHIAAAGGIGAAVAAVRRQNERGLRVEVETTTLDEVREALDAGVDRIMFDNMEPGLMRQAVELVHAAGDGRPETEASGGITLETVADFAATGVDFISIGALTHSAPALDLSLQLGPEGA, from the coding sequence ATGCTCCTTCCTCCCGAAGCCATCACCCTGATCGAAGCCGCGCTGGCCGAGGACGTCGGCGCGGGCGACTTCACCACGCTCTGGACCGTGCCGCCCGAGCGCCGCGCCGAGGCCCGCATCGTCGCCAAGCAGCCGGGCGTCGTCGCGGGGACGGACATCGCCGTCGAGGTCTTCTGCCGCGTCGACTCGTCGCTCGTGGTCGAGGTCGTCGCCCGCGACGGGTGCGCGGTGGCGCCGCGCGAGCTGGTGATGCGGGTGCGCGGGCCCGCGCGCGGCATCCTCACCGCCGAGCGCACGGCGCTCAACTTCCTCCAGCGCCTCTCCGGCGTGGCCACCGTCACCCGCGCCTACGTGGACGCGGTGGCCGGCACGGAAGCGCGCATCATCGACACGCGCAAGACCACGCCGGGGATGCGGCGGCTGGAGAAGGCGGCCGTGGTCGCCGGGGGCGGCGCCAACCACCGCGTCGGCCTCTTCGACATGGTGATGATCAAGGACAACCACATCGCCGCGGCGGGCGGGATCGGCGCGGCGGTGGCGGCCGTGCGCCGGCAGAACGAGCGCGGCCTCAGGGTCGAGGTCGAGACCACCACCCTCGACGAGGTGCGCGAGGCGCTCGACGCGGGCGTGGACCGCATCATGTTCGACAACATGGAGCCCGGGCTGATGCGCCAGGCCGTCGAGCTGGTCCACGCCGCCGGCGACGGGCGGCCGGAGACCGAGGCCTCGGGCGGGATCACGCTGGAGACGGTAGCCGACTTCGCGGCGACGGGCGTGGACTTCATCTCCATCGGCGCGCTCACCCACTCCGCCCCCGCGCTCGACCTCTCGCTCCAGCTGGGCCCGGAGGGCGCGTGA